A part of Sulfurifustis variabilis genomic DNA contains:
- a CDS encoding DoxX family protein — protein sequence MSGVTQFAPLIGRILVAAIFLWSGIGKIGGFAGTLGYMQSKGVPMAEIALVVTILVEIGAALMLIVGWKARLGAAALLIWMIPVTLVFHAFWAVPPDQVQMQTIQFFKNLGLMGAMLLIVGFGSGPYSLDTRR from the coding sequence ATGTCGGGTGTGACGCAGTTCGCGCCGCTCATCGGGCGCATCCTGGTCGCGGCGATCTTCCTCTGGTCGGGGATCGGCAAGATCGGCGGTTTCGCGGGGACCCTCGGGTACATGCAGTCGAAAGGCGTGCCGATGGCGGAGATCGCCCTCGTCGTCACGATCCTCGTCGAGATCGGGGCGGCGCTCATGCTGATCGTCGGCTGGAAGGCGCGCCTCGGCGCGGCCGCCCTGCTGATCTGGATGATCCCGGTCACGCTCGTCTTCCATGCCTTCTGGGCGGTGCCGCCCGATCAGGTGCAGATGCAGACGATCCAGTTCTTCAAGAACCTGGGCCTCATGGGGGCGATGCTGCTGATCGTCGGCTTCGGTTCGGGGCCATACAGCCTCGACACGCGGCGGTGA
- a CDS encoding LysR family transcriptional regulator — MRLTLEALEVLDAIQRKGSFAAAAEALHRVPSAVTYTVQKLEEDLSVTLFDRSGHRAVLTDAGRELLREGQHLLSAAQELEARVKRVATGYEVELRIAVNDVIPWDRLIPLVEEFYGAACGTRLRMSAEVYGGAWDALMGGRADLVVGAPAEGPPGGGYVTRPLGQVEWAFMVAPTHALATAPEPIPPEEIMKYRSIAAADSSRNLPPRTSGMLSGQDVLSVPDMYWKIALQRAGLGVGYLPLHMTRDDVAAGRLVVKRVVEPKPAGPMYIAWRTGHKGKALDWWVGRLADGKVQKALLG; from the coding sequence GTGCGTCTGACTCTGGAGGCCCTGGAAGTCCTCGACGCCATCCAGCGCAAAGGCAGCTTTGCGGCCGCCGCCGAGGCGCTGCACCGCGTTCCTTCCGCGGTCACTTACACCGTCCAGAAGCTCGAGGAAGACCTGTCCGTCACCCTGTTCGACCGCAGCGGACACCGTGCGGTGCTGACCGATGCGGGCAGGGAGCTCCTGCGCGAGGGGCAGCACCTGCTCAGCGCCGCCCAGGAGCTCGAAGCGCGCGTGAAGCGCGTCGCGACCGGATACGAGGTCGAGCTGCGCATCGCCGTGAACGACGTGATTCCCTGGGATCGGCTGATCCCGCTCGTCGAGGAGTTCTACGGCGCGGCCTGCGGCACGCGGCTGCGCATGAGCGCGGAGGTGTACGGCGGCGCCTGGGACGCGCTCATGGGCGGGCGCGCGGACCTCGTCGTCGGCGCGCCGGCCGAGGGCCCGCCCGGCGGCGGCTACGTCACGCGCCCGCTCGGGCAGGTCGAGTGGGCCTTCATGGTCGCGCCGACGCACGCGCTGGCGACGGCCCCCGAGCCCATCCCGCCCGAAGAGATCATGAAGTACCGTTCCATCGCCGCCGCCGACAGCTCGCGCAACCTGCCGCCGCGCACCTCGGGCATGCTCTCGGGACAGGACGTCCTCAGCGTCCCGGACATGTACTGGAAGATCGCCCTCCAGCGCGCCGGGCTCGGCGTCGGCTACCTGCCGCTGCACATGACGCGCGACGACGTCGCCGCCGGGCGGCTCGTCGTCAAGCGGGTCGTCGAGCCCAAGCCCGCGGGTCCGATGTACATCGCGTGGCGCACGGGACACAAGGGGAAGGCGCTGGACTGGTGGGTCGGACGGCTGGCGGACGGGAAGGTGCAGAAGGCATTGCTTGGCTAA
- a CDS encoding GlcG/HbpS family heme-binding protein — protein MTETRTVERPRLTLAGARAILAAAEAEASRNGWPVAIAVVDEGGHLYAFARLDDTQLGSIKVAIGKARSAVLFKRESRLWEEALKAGRLSPLAFPDLLPAEGGIPLLAGGQIVGGIGVSGVKPDEDARVARAGAEALA, from the coding sequence ATGACGGAGACCAGAACGGTGGAACGGCCGCGGCTCACGCTCGCGGGTGCGCGGGCGATCCTGGCGGCGGCGGAGGCCGAGGCGAGCAGGAACGGCTGGCCGGTCGCGATCGCCGTCGTCGACGAGGGCGGGCATCTCTACGCGTTCGCGCGGCTCGACGACACGCAGCTCGGCAGCATCAAGGTCGCGATCGGCAAGGCGCGCTCGGCGGTGCTCTTCAAGCGCGAGAGCAGATTGTGGGAGGAGGCGCTGAAAGCCGGCCGCCTTTCGCCGCTCGCATTCCCCGATCTGCTGCCCGCCGAAGGCGGGATCCCGCTGCTCGCGGGCGGGCAGATCGTCGGCGGGATCGGCGTCAGCGGCGTCAAGCCCGACGAGGACGCGCGGGTCGCCCGGGCGGGGGCGGAGGCGCTCGCGTAA
- a CDS encoding alkene reductase, which produces MNVNDFFTPVKAGGLVLPNRIVMAPMTRSRADDDGVPTDLVPVYYAQRASAGLIITEGAFPSAMGKGYVRTPGIATPAQVEGWKKVTRAVHARGGRIVLQIMHAGRISHPLHLPGGAMPVAPSAVRPEGQSYTVEGLKPHPTPRALETAEIPGVIAEYARATERALAAGFDGVELHAASGYLPEQFLSSKTNRRTDAYGGSVANRARFVLEALEAMSAVAGGERVGVKIAPELGFNDIADETPRDTYAQLVKSLRPLGLAYLHVVQTSPATDYHALLRPLFEGAYFAGGSLTRTAAGALLADRRADAAVFGKLFLANPDLPQRFRLEAPLNEPDPATFYTPGPEGYVDYPSLRDARDVHEAA; this is translated from the coding sequence ATGAACGTAAACGATTTTTTTACGCCGGTGAAGGCCGGCGGCCTGGTATTGCCTAACCGGATCGTCATGGCGCCCATGACGCGGAGCCGCGCCGACGATGACGGCGTTCCGACCGATCTCGTGCCGGTCTACTACGCCCAGCGCGCGTCCGCCGGGCTGATTATCACGGAAGGCGCCTTTCCCTCCGCGATGGGCAAGGGCTACGTGCGCACGCCGGGCATCGCGACCCCCGCGCAGGTCGAGGGCTGGAAGAAGGTCACCCGGGCGGTCCACGCGCGCGGCGGGCGGATAGTCCTCCAGATCATGCACGCCGGGCGCATCTCGCATCCCCTGCACCTCCCGGGCGGCGCGATGCCGGTCGCGCCTTCGGCCGTCCGGCCCGAGGGCCAGTCCTACACCGTCGAGGGGCTGAAGCCGCACCCGACGCCGCGCGCCCTCGAAACCGCGGAGATCCCGGGCGTGATCGCGGAGTACGCCCGGGCGACGGAGCGCGCGCTCGCTGCGGGCTTCGACGGCGTCGAGTTGCATGCGGCCTCGGGATACCTGCCGGAACAGTTCCTGTCCTCGAAGACCAACCGCCGTACCGACGCCTACGGCGGCTCGGTCGCGAACCGGGCGCGCTTCGTGCTCGAGGCGCTGGAGGCCATGAGCGCGGTCGCGGGCGGCGAGCGCGTGGGCGTCAAGATCGCCCCGGAGCTCGGTTTCAACGACATCGCGGACGAGACGCCCCGGGACACCTACGCACAGCTGGTCAAATCGCTGCGTCCGCTCGGCCTCGCCTACCTGCACGTCGTGCAGACGAGCCCGGCGACCGACTACCACGCCCTGCTCCGCCCCCTCTTCGAGGGCGCCTACTTCGCCGGCGGCTCGCTGACCCGGACCGCCGCCGGGGCGCTCCTCGCGGACCGGCGTGCGGACGCCGCGGTGTTCGGCAAGCTGTTCCTCGCGAACCCGGATCTTCCGCAGCGCTTCCGCCTGGAGGCACCGCTGAACGAGCCGGACCCCGCGACCTTCTATACGCCGGGGCCGGAGGGCTACGTCGACTACCCGAGCCTGCGGGACGCGCGGGACGTGCACGAGGCGGCGTAG
- a CDS encoding mechanosensitive ion channel family protein produces the protein MEVLERAFDKIDWDQVWTALWHIVLILLVAWIAMQAAKFALGRLESVLIRRGEAAGEVPTESRKRAETLARLLEQGVLILLWVMAVLVILLEIGVEIAPLIAGAGVVGLAVGFGAQNLVKDVISGFFMILENQIRVGDVVVVNGTGGLVEMINFRTLMLRDLSGTVHIIPNGSIETLANMTYVWSAYVLDVGVAYKENTDRVVEIMRAVSAELRRDERFGPNMLEDIEVFGVDKFDDSAVVIKARIKTLPIKQWEVGREYRRRLKQAFDREGIEIPFPHRSIYFGEASKPILAEVRAGQPAANA, from the coding sequence ATGGAAGTACTCGAACGAGCCTTCGACAAGATCGACTGGGACCAGGTCTGGACCGCGCTCTGGCACATCGTGCTCATACTCCTCGTCGCCTGGATCGCCATGCAGGCCGCGAAGTTCGCCCTGGGCCGTCTGGAATCCGTGCTCATCCGGCGCGGCGAGGCGGCCGGCGAAGTGCCGACCGAGTCGCGCAAGCGCGCGGAAACGCTCGCGCGCCTGCTCGAGCAGGGCGTACTGATCCTCCTCTGGGTGATGGCGGTGCTCGTGATCCTGCTCGAGATCGGCGTCGAGATCGCGCCGCTGATCGCGGGCGCCGGCGTCGTCGGTCTCGCAGTCGGCTTCGGCGCGCAGAACCTCGTGAAGGACGTGATCTCGGGGTTCTTCATGATCCTCGAGAACCAGATCCGGGTCGGCGACGTCGTCGTCGTGAACGGCACCGGCGGGCTGGTGGAGATGATCAACTTCCGGACGCTCATGCTGCGCGACCTGTCGGGCACGGTGCACATCATCCCGAACGGATCGATCGAGACGCTGGCGAACATGACGTACGTCTGGTCGGCCTACGTCCTCGACGTCGGCGTGGCCTACAAGGAGAACACCGATCGCGTGGTCGAGATCATGCGCGCGGTCAGCGCCGAGTTGCGACGGGACGAGCGCTTCGGACCCAACATGCTCGAGGACATCGAGGTCTTCGGCGTCGACAAGTTCGACGACTCGGCGGTCGTCATCAAGGCGCGCATCAAGACGCTCCCGATCAAGCAATGGGAGGTCGGGCGCGAGTACCGCCGTCGGCTGAAGCAGGCCTTCGACCGGGAGGGCATCGAGATCCCCTTCCCGCACCGCTCGATCTATTTCGGCGAGGCGAGCAAGCCGATCCTCGCCGAGGTCCGGGCAGGTCAGCCGGCGGCGAACGCCTGA
- a CDS encoding pirin family protein → MIQIRRSEERGRANHGWLDSRHTFSFADYHDPAHMGFGPLRVINEDRVAPGAGFPTHGHRDMEIISYVLDGALEHKDSLGTGSVIRPGEVQRMSAGTGVRHSEFNPSRTEPVHFLQIWIEPEREGVAPSYEQKAFGPAELDGKLRLIASPDGREGSVTIHQDARIYAARLNGQGPVVHRLAPGRRVYVQVARGEVDLNGQRLAAGDGAAVSAEAELKLVASPGTAEVLVFDLP, encoded by the coding sequence ATGATCCAGATACGTCGAAGCGAGGAACGGGGACGGGCGAACCATGGCTGGCTGGACAGCCGCCATACGTTCTCGTTCGCCGATTACCACGACCCCGCGCACATGGGCTTCGGGCCGCTGCGGGTCATCAACGAGGACCGCGTGGCGCCGGGGGCCGGATTCCCGACCCACGGGCACCGGGACATGGAGATCATCAGCTACGTGCTGGACGGCGCGCTCGAGCACAAGGACAGCCTGGGCACGGGCTCCGTCATCCGCCCGGGCGAGGTCCAGCGGATGTCGGCGGGCACCGGGGTGCGGCACAGCGAGTTCAACCCGTCCCGGACGGAACCCGTCCACTTCCTGCAGATCTGGATCGAGCCCGAACGCGAAGGCGTGGCGCCGAGCTACGAGCAGAAGGCGTTCGGCCCCGCCGAACTGGACGGCAAGCTGCGCCTCATCGCCTCGCCGGACGGCCGGGAAGGCTCGGTGACGATCCATCAGGACGCCCGGATCTACGCAGCCCGGCTGAACGGTCAGGGCCCGGTCGTGCATCGGCTGGCGCCGGGGCGCCGGGTCTACGTGCAGGTCGCGCGCGGCGAGGTCGATCTCAACGGGCAGCGCCTCGCCGCCGGTGACGGGGCCGCGGTCTCGGCCGAGGCCGAACTGAAGCTCGTCGCGTCGCCGGGCACGGCCGAAGTGCTCGTATTCGATCTTCCCTGA
- the gluQRS gene encoding tRNA glutamyl-Q(34) synthetase GluQRS, which translates to MTRPMYRGRFAPSPTGPLHFGSLVAAVGSFLEARARRGEWLVRIEDLDPPREPAGAAGDILRTLDAFGLHWDGEVVYQSRRQGAYEAALAELRRLGVLYACGCTRREIADSAVAGVDGPVYPGTCRNGVPAGREGRTLRVRTDDAAIAFEDRMQGRVESRLERDVGDFVLRRADGFYAYQLAVVVDDAAQGVNDVVRGADLLGSTARQIHLQRLLGLPTPAYAHLPIAVDAEGAKLSKQTGAEPVRIEHASELWWDALWFLGQEPPADLRTAPVAVIRDWAIAHWHAAAVPRTAAMRFP; encoded by the coding sequence ATGACGCGGCCGATGTACCGGGGGCGATTCGCGCCCTCGCCGACCGGTCCCCTGCATTTCGGCTCGCTCGTCGCCGCCGTCGGCAGCTTTCTCGAGGCGCGCGCGCGGCGCGGCGAGTGGCTGGTCCGCATCGAGGACCTCGACCCGCCGCGGGAGCCGGCCGGCGCGGCCGGCGACATCCTGCGCACGCTGGACGCGTTCGGCCTGCACTGGGACGGCGAGGTGGTGTACCAGAGCCGCCGGCAGGGCGCGTACGAGGCGGCGCTCGCGGAGCTGCGCCGTCTGGGCGTGCTCTACGCCTGCGGCTGCACCCGGCGCGAGATCGCCGACTCGGCCGTCGCCGGCGTCGACGGGCCGGTCTATCCCGGCACCTGCCGCAACGGCGTGCCGGCCGGCCGCGAGGGGAGAACGCTGCGCGTGCGCACCGACGACGCCGCGATCGCGTTCGAGGACCGGATGCAGGGGCGGGTCGAGAGCCGCCTCGAGCGGGACGTGGGCGATTTCGTCCTTCGGCGCGCCGACGGCTTTTACGCCTACCAGCTCGCCGTGGTCGTCGACGACGCGGCGCAGGGCGTCAACGATGTCGTGCGCGGCGCCGACCTGCTCGGCTCGACGGCGCGCCAGATACACCTGCAGCGGCTCCTCGGCCTGCCGACGCCGGCGTACGCGCACCTCCCCATCGCCGTCGACGCGGAAGGCGCGAAGCTCTCCAAGCAGACCGGCGCCGAGCCCGTGCGGATCGAACACGCGAGCGAGCTCTGGTGGGACGCCCTCTGGTTCCTGGGGCAGGAGCCCCCCGCGGACCTGCGCACCGCGCCTGTCGCGGTCATCCGCGACTGGGCCATCGCCCACTGGCACGCCGCGGCCGTTCCCCGCACGGCCGCAATGCGGTTTCCATAG
- a CDS encoding glutathione S-transferase family protein → MGYLKEGVWHEGWYDTSRTGGQFVREQSKFRRWITADGSSGFPAEPGRYHIYVSLACPWAHRTLIFRKLKGLESVVSCSAVDPWMRANGWEFSEPDPLTGKRYLRDIYLLAAPDYSGRVTVPVLWDTKTRSIVNNESAEIIRMLNGEFDMHTDVRTDYYPRELRSEIDAINEFVYTEINNGVYRCGFATRQDAYEENFDRLFRALDEVEARLGRQRYLVGDRLTEADWRLFTTLLRFDAVYYSHFKCNRNRIEDYPNLSNYVRDLYQVPGVAETVDMDQIKRHYFASHTHLNPTGVVPKGPSTDFTRPHDRGRFAAAKRSARA, encoded by the coding sequence ATGGGATACCTGAAAGAAGGCGTTTGGCACGAAGGCTGGTACGACACCTCCCGAACCGGGGGGCAGTTCGTCCGCGAGCAGTCCAAGTTCCGGCGCTGGATCACCGCCGACGGGTCGAGCGGCTTTCCGGCGGAACCGGGCCGATACCATATATATGTATCGCTCGCGTGCCCCTGGGCCCACCGCACCCTGATCTTCCGCAAGCTCAAGGGCCTGGAGTCCGTCGTCTCGTGCTCCGCGGTGGATCCCTGGATGCGCGCGAACGGCTGGGAGTTCTCCGAGCCGGACCCCCTCACGGGCAAGCGGTATCTGCGGGACATCTACCTGCTCGCCGCGCCCGACTACAGCGGCCGGGTGACCGTGCCGGTGCTGTGGGACACGAAGACGCGGTCGATCGTCAATAACGAGTCCGCTGAAATCATCCGCATGCTGAACGGCGAGTTCGACATGCACACCGACGTGCGCACGGACTACTACCCGCGCGAGCTGCGGAGCGAAATCGACGCGATAAACGAGTTCGTGTACACGGAGATCAACAACGGCGTCTACCGGTGCGGTTTCGCCACGCGTCAGGACGCCTACGAAGAGAACTTCGATCGGCTGTTCCGCGCGCTCGACGAGGTGGAAGCGCGCCTCGGGCGGCAGCGCTATCTGGTTGGCGACCGGCTGACCGAGGCCGACTGGCGGCTTTTCACGACGCTGCTGCGCTTCGACGCGGTCTACTACAGCCACTTCAAGTGCAACCGCAACCGGATCGAGGACTACCCGAACCTCTCGAACTACGTGCGAGACCTCTACCAGGTTCCGGGCGTCGCCGAGACGGTCGACATGGACCAGATCAAGCGGCATTACTTCGCGAGCCACACGCACCTGAACCCCACCGGCGTCGTGCCGAAGGGGCCGAGTACCGACTTCACCCGACCGCACGACCGCGGCCGGTTCGCCGCGGCGAAGCGCTCGGCTCGCGCCTGA
- the gstA gene encoding glutathione transferase GstA — MKLYFYPGACSMAPHIVLRELGLTFDLDQVDLQAKKTKGGEDFGAVNPKGYVPALRLDDGEVLTEVAVVLQYLADLKPDAGLLPKAGTMERYRVLEWLNFISSEVHKQFSPFFNPKITPEWRANQLNLLGRRFDYLSARLGDRPYLTGAAFTVADAYLFTVLNWHKLFDIDLGKWPVLKDYHARIMARASVKDSLRAEGLAK, encoded by the coding sequence ATGAAACTCTATTTCTATCCCGGCGCATGCTCGATGGCGCCCCATATCGTTTTGCGCGAGCTCGGACTGACGTTCGACCTGGATCAGGTGGACCTGCAGGCGAAGAAGACGAAGGGCGGCGAGGACTTCGGCGCGGTCAACCCGAAGGGCTACGTCCCCGCGTTGCGGCTCGACGACGGGGAGGTGCTCACGGAAGTGGCGGTCGTCCTTCAGTACCTCGCGGACCTCAAGCCGGATGCGGGACTGCTGCCGAAGGCGGGCACGATGGAGCGTTATCGCGTGCTCGAGTGGCTCAACTTCATTTCGTCCGAAGTGCACAAGCAGTTCAGCCCGTTCTTCAACCCGAAGATCACGCCCGAGTGGCGCGCGAACCAGTTGAACCTCCTCGGCCGCCGGTTCGACTACCTGTCCGCGCGACTCGGCGACAGGCCGTATCTCACCGGTGCGGCCTTCACGGTCGCCGACGCCTACTTGTTCACGGTCCTGAACTGGCACAAGCTGTTCGACATCGATCTCGGCAAGTGGCCGGTACTGAAGGACTACCACGCGCGCATCATGGCGCGGGCGTCCGTCAAGGATTCGCTGCGGGCGGAAGGACTGGCCAAGTAA
- a CDS encoding type II toxin-antitoxin system HicB family antitoxin: protein MRGLAVKYSIEVEQEEDGRWLAEVAELPGVLAYGGTAEEAMAKTEVLALRVLAERLEHGEARPVDISISVAGA from the coding sequence ATGAGAGGGCTCGCTGTGAAATACAGTATCGAAGTTGAGCAGGAAGAAGACGGTCGTTGGCTCGCCGAGGTGGCTGAGCTGCCGGGCGTGCTGGCCTACGGCGGCACGGCGGAGGAGGCTATGGCCAAGACCGAAGTGCTGGCGCTTCGCGTCCTGGCCGAGCGCCTGGAGCACGGCGAAGCCCGTCCGGTCGATATCAGCATTTCGGTCGCTGGAGCATGA